From the Primulina tabacum isolate GXHZ01 chromosome 3, ASM2559414v2, whole genome shotgun sequence genome, one window contains:
- the LOC142539903 gene encoding aspartate--tRNA ligase, chloroplastic/mitochondrial-like isoform X4 has protein sequence MSLLLLRSLPAGAFRARHSSASHLPFILAFRRIKSNPIASLQRRAIFSISASATLASETRSISAHKHPPPPSSDANTAALEWVNRTAFCGELSEPDVGKRVRLCGWVALHRVHGALTFVTLRDHTGTVQVTTLPDEFPEAHSVMNGLRLEYVIAVEGFVRPRPVESINRNMKTGSIEVAAEHVHVLNAVSFKLPFLVTTAEETKDSIKEEIRLRYRCLDLRRPHMNSNIVLRHRVVKLIRRYLEDFHGFVEIETPILSRSTPEGARDYLVPSRIQPGTFYALPQSPQLFKQMLMVSGFDKYYQIARCFRDEDLRADRQPEFTQLDMEMAFTPLEDMLKLNEELIRKVFFEIIGVELPNPFPRLTYTEAMIRYGSDRPDTRFNLELKDVSDVFRGSTFKLFADTLSSGGIIKALCVPSGAKYYSNTALKRGDIYFEAIKSGAKGLPFLKVSSDGSLEGIPALVSSLDLAKQDCLLKLLLASSDDLILFAVGKPTSVNKILDRLRIHVANELCLIDHSRHSILWVTDFPMFEWNDSEERFEALHHPFTAPNPEDMKDLSSARALAYDLVYNGVEIGGGSLRIYKREIQEKVLEIVGISSEQAEAKFGYLLEALDMGAPPHGGIAFGLDRLVMLLSGASSIRDVIAFPKTTTAQCALTRSPSEVDAQQLKDLSLQTI, from the exons ATGTCCCTCCTCCTCCTCCGCTCCCTTCCCGCCGGCGCTTTTCGCGCTAGGCACTCGTCGGCGTCACATCTGCCTTTCATTCTCGCCTTCCGCAGAATTAAATCGAATCCAATTGCTTCACTTCAGAGACGCGCGATCTTCTCAATTTCCGCTTCCGCCACTCTGGCTTCCGAAACCAGAAGTATCTCTGCTCACAAACATCCGCCACCGCCCTCGTCGGACGCAAATACAGCCGCACTTGAATGGGTCAATCGAACCGCTTTTTGTGGCGAATTGTCCGAACCCGACGTCGGTAAACGGGTTCGACTTTGTGGGTGGGTGGCCCTCCATCGTGTTCACGGCGCTCTCACATTTGTCACTCTTCGTGACCATACCGGAACTGTTCAG GTAACAACGCTCCCAGATGAGTTCCCCGAGGCCCATTCAGTTATGAATGGGTTGAGACTTGAGTATGTAATAGCCGTGGAGGGTTTTGTTCGGCCTAGACCAGTTGAGTCGATCAACAGGAACATGAAGACTGGATCCATAGAG GTAGCTGCAGAACACGTCCATGTGTTGAATGCAGTAAGTTTTAAGTTACCTTTCTTGGTGACCACTGCAGAGGAAACTAAAGATTCCATTAAAGAGGAAATTAGACTGAG ATATCGATGCCTTGATTTACGAAGACCTCATATGAATTCAAACATAGTGTTGCGGCATAGAGTGGTGAAACTTATTCGACGATATCTTGAGGATTTTCATGGTTTTGTGGAG ATTGAGACTCCAATTTTATCCAGATCTACTCCAGAAGGTGCAAGGGATTATTTAGTGCCTTCTAGAATTCAG CCAGGAACATTTTATGCTTTGCCTCAGAGTCCACAGCTTTTCAAGCAAATGCTCATGGTTTCTGGTTTTGATAAATACTATCAAATTGCAAG ATGCTTCAGGGATGAAGATCTGAGGGCAGATAGGCAACCTGAATTCACGCAGTTGGACATGGAAATGGCATTCACTCCTCTGGAAGACATGCTGAAGCTCAATGAAGAGTTAATTAGAAAG GTTTTTTTTGAGATCATTGGAGTTGAACTACCAAACCCCTTTCCAAGGCTTACATATACTGAAGCTATGATCAGATATGGTTCAGATAGACCTGACACCCGTTTCAATCTTGAATTGAAAGAT GTATCTGATGTTTTCAGGGGTTCAACCTTCAAATTATTTGCAGATACCTTGTCTAGTGGGGGAATCATTAAGGCATTATGTGTCCCTTCAGGAGcaaaatattattcaaatacAGCTCTCAAAAGGGGCGATATTTACTTTGAAGCCATAAAATCTGGAGCAAAGGGTCTGCCTTTCTTAAAGGTCTCAAGTGATG GGTCACTTGAAGGCATTCCTGCACTTGTGTCTAGTTTGGATCTGGCTAAGCAAGATTGTTTACTGAAGTTACTATTGGCCAGTTCAGATGATCTGATCCTGTTTGCTGTTGGTAAACCTACATCAGTTAATAAAATTTTAGACCGTCTGAGGATTCATGTAGCGAACGAGCTGTGCTTGATTGACCAC TCAAGACATTCAATCCTGTGGGTGACTGATTTTCCAATGTTCGAATGGAATGACTCCGAGGAGAGGTTTGAG GCCTTGCATCATCCATTCACTGCCCCTAACCCTGAGGATATGAAGGATCTTTCATCTGCTCGTGCCTTGGCCTATGACTTGGTTTATAACGGTGTTGAG ATCGGAGGAGGAAGCTTAAGAATCTACAAGCGTGAAATACAAGAAAAGGTGTTGGAAATTGTTGGAATCTCCTCCGAACAG GCTGAAGCAAAGTTTGGTTATCTGTTGGAGGCTTTGGACATGGGCGCTCCTCCCCATG GAGGAATTGCTTTTGGGTTGGATAGACTTGTGATGCTATTATCGGGAGCTTCTTCCATTAGGGATGTTATAGCTTTCCCCAAGACTACCACTGCCCAGTGTGCCCTTACTCGCTCCCCTTCGGAGGTGGATGCCCAGCAGCTTAAGGATCTCTCACTTCAGACCATATAA
- the LOC142539903 gene encoding aspartate--tRNA ligase, chloroplastic/mitochondrial-like isoform X2, protein MSLLLLRSLPAGAFRARHSSASHLPFILAFRRIKSNPIASLQRRAIFSISASATLASETRSISAHKHPPPPSSDANTAALEWVNRTAFCGELSEPDVGKRVRLCGWVALHRVHGALTFVTLRDHTGTVQVTTLPDEFPEAHSVMNGLRLEYVIAVEGFVRPRPVESINRNMKTGSIEVAAEHVHVLNAVSFKLPFLVTTAEETKDSIKEEIRLRYRCLDLRRPHMNSNIVLRHRVVKLIRRYLEDFHGFVEIETPILSRSTPEGARDYLVPSRIQPGTFYALPQSPQLFKQMLMVSGFDKYYQIARCFRDEDLRADRQPEFTQLDMEMAFTPLEDMLKLNEELIRKVFFEIIGVELPNPFPRLTYTEAMIRYGSDRPDTRFNLELKDVSDVFRGSTFKLFADTLSSGGIIKALCVPSGAKYYSNTALKRGDIYFEAIKSGAKGLPFLKVSSDGIPALVSSLDLAKQDCLLKLLLASSDDLILFAVGKPTSVNKILDRLRIHVANELCLIDHSRHSILWVTDFPMFEWNDSEERFEALHHPFTAPNPEDMKDLSSARALAYDLVYNGVEIGGGSLRIYKREIQEKVLEIVGISSEQAEAKFGYLLEALDMGAPPHGGIAFGLDRLLSPRLPLPSVPLLAPLRRWMPSSLRISHFRPYKLSIHLNLCNFFLIQFAYPPLERVVSSGRVVITLVCCLYVKFGLHFLLDIYRSSIIFPE, encoded by the exons ATGTCCCTCCTCCTCCTCCGCTCCCTTCCCGCCGGCGCTTTTCGCGCTAGGCACTCGTCGGCGTCACATCTGCCTTTCATTCTCGCCTTCCGCAGAATTAAATCGAATCCAATTGCTTCACTTCAGAGACGCGCGATCTTCTCAATTTCCGCTTCCGCCACTCTGGCTTCCGAAACCAGAAGTATCTCTGCTCACAAACATCCGCCACCGCCCTCGTCGGACGCAAATACAGCCGCACTTGAATGGGTCAATCGAACCGCTTTTTGTGGCGAATTGTCCGAACCCGACGTCGGTAAACGGGTTCGACTTTGTGGGTGGGTGGCCCTCCATCGTGTTCACGGCGCTCTCACATTTGTCACTCTTCGTGACCATACCGGAACTGTTCAG GTAACAACGCTCCCAGATGAGTTCCCCGAGGCCCATTCAGTTATGAATGGGTTGAGACTTGAGTATGTAATAGCCGTGGAGGGTTTTGTTCGGCCTAGACCAGTTGAGTCGATCAACAGGAACATGAAGACTGGATCCATAGAG GTAGCTGCAGAACACGTCCATGTGTTGAATGCAGTAAGTTTTAAGTTACCTTTCTTGGTGACCACTGCAGAGGAAACTAAAGATTCCATTAAAGAGGAAATTAGACTGAG ATATCGATGCCTTGATTTACGAAGACCTCATATGAATTCAAACATAGTGTTGCGGCATAGAGTGGTGAAACTTATTCGACGATATCTTGAGGATTTTCATGGTTTTGTGGAG ATTGAGACTCCAATTTTATCCAGATCTACTCCAGAAGGTGCAAGGGATTATTTAGTGCCTTCTAGAATTCAG CCAGGAACATTTTATGCTTTGCCTCAGAGTCCACAGCTTTTCAAGCAAATGCTCATGGTTTCTGGTTTTGATAAATACTATCAAATTGCAAG ATGCTTCAGGGATGAAGATCTGAGGGCAGATAGGCAACCTGAATTCACGCAGTTGGACATGGAAATGGCATTCACTCCTCTGGAAGACATGCTGAAGCTCAATGAAGAGTTAATTAGAAAG GTTTTTTTTGAGATCATTGGAGTTGAACTACCAAACCCCTTTCCAAGGCTTACATATACTGAAGCTATGATCAGATATGGTTCAGATAGACCTGACACCCGTTTCAATCTTGAATTGAAAGAT GTATCTGATGTTTTCAGGGGTTCAACCTTCAAATTATTTGCAGATACCTTGTCTAGTGGGGGAATCATTAAGGCATTATGTGTCCCTTCAGGAGcaaaatattattcaaatacAGCTCTCAAAAGGGGCGATATTTACTTTGAAGCCATAAAATCTGGAGCAAAGGGTCTGCCTTTCTTAAAGGTCTCAAGTGATG GCATTCCTGCACTTGTGTCTAGTTTGGATCTGGCTAAGCAAGATTGTTTACTGAAGTTACTATTGGCCAGTTCAGATGATCTGATCCTGTTTGCTGTTGGTAAACCTACATCAGTTAATAAAATTTTAGACCGTCTGAGGATTCATGTAGCGAACGAGCTGTGCTTGATTGACCAC TCAAGACATTCAATCCTGTGGGTGACTGATTTTCCAATGTTCGAATGGAATGACTCCGAGGAGAGGTTTGAG GCCTTGCATCATCCATTCACTGCCCCTAACCCTGAGGATATGAAGGATCTTTCATCTGCTCGTGCCTTGGCCTATGACTTGGTTTATAACGGTGTTGAG ATCGGAGGAGGAAGCTTAAGAATCTACAAGCGTGAAATACAAGAAAAGGTGTTGGAAATTGTTGGAATCTCCTCCGAACAG GCTGAAGCAAAGTTTGGTTATCTGTTGGAGGCTTTGGACATGGGCGCTCCTCCCCATG GAGGAATTGCTTTTGGGTTGGATAGACTT CTTTCCCCAAGACTACCACTGCCCAGTGTGCCCTTACTCGCTCCCCTTCGGAGGTGGATGCCCAGCAGCTTAAGGATCTCTCACTTCAGACCATATAAGTTATCAATACATTTGAATCTCTGTAATTTTTTCTTGATTCAGTTTGCATATCCTCCTCTAGAAAGGGTTGTTAGCAGTGGAAGGGTGGTGATAACATTGGTCTGTTGTTTGTATGTTAAGTTCGGTTTACATTTTTTACTGGATATATACCGTAGCAGCATTATCTTTCCTGAATAA
- the LOC142539903 gene encoding aspartate--tRNA ligase, chloroplastic/mitochondrial-like isoform X1 — translation MSLLLLRSLPAGAFRARHSSASHLPFILAFRRIKSNPIASLQRRAIFSISASATLASETRSISAHKHPPPPSSDANTAALEWVNRTAFCGELSEPDVGKRVRLCGWVALHRVHGALTFVTLRDHTGTVQVTTLPDEFPEAHSVMNGLRLEYVIAVEGFVRPRPVESINRNMKTGSIEVAAEHVHVLNAVSFKLPFLVTTAEETKDSIKEEIRLRYRCLDLRRPHMNSNIVLRHRVVKLIRRYLEDFHGFVEIETPILSRSTPEGARDYLVPSRIQPGTFYALPQSPQLFKQMLMVSGFDKYYQIARCFRDEDLRADRQPEFTQLDMEMAFTPLEDMLKLNEELIRKVFFEIIGVELPNPFPRLTYTEAMIRYGSDRPDTRFNLELKDVSDVFRGSTFKLFADTLSSGGIIKALCVPSGAKYYSNTALKRGDIYFEAIKSGAKGLPFLKVSSDGSLEGIPALVSSLDLAKQDCLLKLLLASSDDLILFAVGKPTSVNKILDRLRIHVANELCLIDHSRHSILWVTDFPMFEWNDSEERFEALHHPFTAPNPEDMKDLSSARALAYDLVYNGVEIGGGSLRIYKREIQEKVLEIVGISSEQAEAKFGYLLEALDMGAPPHGGIAFGLDRLLSPRLPLPSVPLLAPLRRWMPSSLRISHFRPYKLSIHLNLCNFFLIQFAYPPLERVVSSGRVVITLVCCLYVKFGLHFLLDIYRSSIIFPE, via the exons ATGTCCCTCCTCCTCCTCCGCTCCCTTCCCGCCGGCGCTTTTCGCGCTAGGCACTCGTCGGCGTCACATCTGCCTTTCATTCTCGCCTTCCGCAGAATTAAATCGAATCCAATTGCTTCACTTCAGAGACGCGCGATCTTCTCAATTTCCGCTTCCGCCACTCTGGCTTCCGAAACCAGAAGTATCTCTGCTCACAAACATCCGCCACCGCCCTCGTCGGACGCAAATACAGCCGCACTTGAATGGGTCAATCGAACCGCTTTTTGTGGCGAATTGTCCGAACCCGACGTCGGTAAACGGGTTCGACTTTGTGGGTGGGTGGCCCTCCATCGTGTTCACGGCGCTCTCACATTTGTCACTCTTCGTGACCATACCGGAACTGTTCAG GTAACAACGCTCCCAGATGAGTTCCCCGAGGCCCATTCAGTTATGAATGGGTTGAGACTTGAGTATGTAATAGCCGTGGAGGGTTTTGTTCGGCCTAGACCAGTTGAGTCGATCAACAGGAACATGAAGACTGGATCCATAGAG GTAGCTGCAGAACACGTCCATGTGTTGAATGCAGTAAGTTTTAAGTTACCTTTCTTGGTGACCACTGCAGAGGAAACTAAAGATTCCATTAAAGAGGAAATTAGACTGAG ATATCGATGCCTTGATTTACGAAGACCTCATATGAATTCAAACATAGTGTTGCGGCATAGAGTGGTGAAACTTATTCGACGATATCTTGAGGATTTTCATGGTTTTGTGGAG ATTGAGACTCCAATTTTATCCAGATCTACTCCAGAAGGTGCAAGGGATTATTTAGTGCCTTCTAGAATTCAG CCAGGAACATTTTATGCTTTGCCTCAGAGTCCACAGCTTTTCAAGCAAATGCTCATGGTTTCTGGTTTTGATAAATACTATCAAATTGCAAG ATGCTTCAGGGATGAAGATCTGAGGGCAGATAGGCAACCTGAATTCACGCAGTTGGACATGGAAATGGCATTCACTCCTCTGGAAGACATGCTGAAGCTCAATGAAGAGTTAATTAGAAAG GTTTTTTTTGAGATCATTGGAGTTGAACTACCAAACCCCTTTCCAAGGCTTACATATACTGAAGCTATGATCAGATATGGTTCAGATAGACCTGACACCCGTTTCAATCTTGAATTGAAAGAT GTATCTGATGTTTTCAGGGGTTCAACCTTCAAATTATTTGCAGATACCTTGTCTAGTGGGGGAATCATTAAGGCATTATGTGTCCCTTCAGGAGcaaaatattattcaaatacAGCTCTCAAAAGGGGCGATATTTACTTTGAAGCCATAAAATCTGGAGCAAAGGGTCTGCCTTTCTTAAAGGTCTCAAGTGATG GGTCACTTGAAGGCATTCCTGCACTTGTGTCTAGTTTGGATCTGGCTAAGCAAGATTGTTTACTGAAGTTACTATTGGCCAGTTCAGATGATCTGATCCTGTTTGCTGTTGGTAAACCTACATCAGTTAATAAAATTTTAGACCGTCTGAGGATTCATGTAGCGAACGAGCTGTGCTTGATTGACCAC TCAAGACATTCAATCCTGTGGGTGACTGATTTTCCAATGTTCGAATGGAATGACTCCGAGGAGAGGTTTGAG GCCTTGCATCATCCATTCACTGCCCCTAACCCTGAGGATATGAAGGATCTTTCATCTGCTCGTGCCTTGGCCTATGACTTGGTTTATAACGGTGTTGAG ATCGGAGGAGGAAGCTTAAGAATCTACAAGCGTGAAATACAAGAAAAGGTGTTGGAAATTGTTGGAATCTCCTCCGAACAG GCTGAAGCAAAGTTTGGTTATCTGTTGGAGGCTTTGGACATGGGCGCTCCTCCCCATG GAGGAATTGCTTTTGGGTTGGATAGACTT CTTTCCCCAAGACTACCACTGCCCAGTGTGCCCTTACTCGCTCCCCTTCGGAGGTGGATGCCCAGCAGCTTAAGGATCTCTCACTTCAGACCATATAAGTTATCAATACATTTGAATCTCTGTAATTTTTTCTTGATTCAGTTTGCATATCCTCCTCTAGAAAGGGTTGTTAGCAGTGGAAGGGTGGTGATAACATTGGTCTGTTGTTTGTATGTTAAGTTCGGTTTACATTTTTTACTGGATATATACCGTAGCAGCATTATCTTTCCTGAATAA
- the LOC142539903 gene encoding aspartate--tRNA ligase, chloroplastic/mitochondrial-like isoform X3 — MSLLLLRSLPAGAFRARHSSASHLPFILAFRRIKSNPIASLQRRAIFSISASATLASETRSISAHKHPPPPSSDANTAALEWVNRTAFCGELSEPDVGKRVRLCGWVALHRVHGALTFVTLRDHTGTVQVTTLPDEFPEAHSVMNGLRLEYVIAVEGFVRPRPVESINRNMKTGSIEVAAEHVHVLNAVSFKLPFLVTTAEETKDSIKEEIRLRYRCLDLRRPHMNSNIVLRHRVVKLIRRYLEDFHGFVEIETPILSRSTPEGARDYLVPSRIQPGTFYALPQSPQLFKQMLMVSGFDKYYQIARCFRDEDLRADRQPEFTQLDMEMAFTPLEDMLKLNEELIRKVSDVFRGSTFKLFADTLSSGGIIKALCVPSGAKYYSNTALKRGDIYFEAIKSGAKGLPFLKVSSDGSLEGIPALVSSLDLAKQDCLLKLLLASSDDLILFAVGKPTSVNKILDRLRIHVANELCLIDHSRHSILWVTDFPMFEWNDSEERFEALHHPFTAPNPEDMKDLSSARALAYDLVYNGVEIGGGSLRIYKREIQEKVLEIVGISSEQAEAKFGYLLEALDMGAPPHGGIAFGLDRLLSPRLPLPSVPLLAPLRRWMPSSLRISHFRPYKLSIHLNLCNFFLIQFAYPPLERVVSSGRVVITLVCCLYVKFGLHFLLDIYRSSIIFPE, encoded by the exons ATGTCCCTCCTCCTCCTCCGCTCCCTTCCCGCCGGCGCTTTTCGCGCTAGGCACTCGTCGGCGTCACATCTGCCTTTCATTCTCGCCTTCCGCAGAATTAAATCGAATCCAATTGCTTCACTTCAGAGACGCGCGATCTTCTCAATTTCCGCTTCCGCCACTCTGGCTTCCGAAACCAGAAGTATCTCTGCTCACAAACATCCGCCACCGCCCTCGTCGGACGCAAATACAGCCGCACTTGAATGGGTCAATCGAACCGCTTTTTGTGGCGAATTGTCCGAACCCGACGTCGGTAAACGGGTTCGACTTTGTGGGTGGGTGGCCCTCCATCGTGTTCACGGCGCTCTCACATTTGTCACTCTTCGTGACCATACCGGAACTGTTCAG GTAACAACGCTCCCAGATGAGTTCCCCGAGGCCCATTCAGTTATGAATGGGTTGAGACTTGAGTATGTAATAGCCGTGGAGGGTTTTGTTCGGCCTAGACCAGTTGAGTCGATCAACAGGAACATGAAGACTGGATCCATAGAG GTAGCTGCAGAACACGTCCATGTGTTGAATGCAGTAAGTTTTAAGTTACCTTTCTTGGTGACCACTGCAGAGGAAACTAAAGATTCCATTAAAGAGGAAATTAGACTGAG ATATCGATGCCTTGATTTACGAAGACCTCATATGAATTCAAACATAGTGTTGCGGCATAGAGTGGTGAAACTTATTCGACGATATCTTGAGGATTTTCATGGTTTTGTGGAG ATTGAGACTCCAATTTTATCCAGATCTACTCCAGAAGGTGCAAGGGATTATTTAGTGCCTTCTAGAATTCAG CCAGGAACATTTTATGCTTTGCCTCAGAGTCCACAGCTTTTCAAGCAAATGCTCATGGTTTCTGGTTTTGATAAATACTATCAAATTGCAAG ATGCTTCAGGGATGAAGATCTGAGGGCAGATAGGCAACCTGAATTCACGCAGTTGGACATGGAAATGGCATTCACTCCTCTGGAAGACATGCTGAAGCTCAATGAAGAGTTAATTAGAAAG GTATCTGATGTTTTCAGGGGTTCAACCTTCAAATTATTTGCAGATACCTTGTCTAGTGGGGGAATCATTAAGGCATTATGTGTCCCTTCAGGAGcaaaatattattcaaatacAGCTCTCAAAAGGGGCGATATTTACTTTGAAGCCATAAAATCTGGAGCAAAGGGTCTGCCTTTCTTAAAGGTCTCAAGTGATG GGTCACTTGAAGGCATTCCTGCACTTGTGTCTAGTTTGGATCTGGCTAAGCAAGATTGTTTACTGAAGTTACTATTGGCCAGTTCAGATGATCTGATCCTGTTTGCTGTTGGTAAACCTACATCAGTTAATAAAATTTTAGACCGTCTGAGGATTCATGTAGCGAACGAGCTGTGCTTGATTGACCAC TCAAGACATTCAATCCTGTGGGTGACTGATTTTCCAATGTTCGAATGGAATGACTCCGAGGAGAGGTTTGAG GCCTTGCATCATCCATTCACTGCCCCTAACCCTGAGGATATGAAGGATCTTTCATCTGCTCGTGCCTTGGCCTATGACTTGGTTTATAACGGTGTTGAG ATCGGAGGAGGAAGCTTAAGAATCTACAAGCGTGAAATACAAGAAAAGGTGTTGGAAATTGTTGGAATCTCCTCCGAACAG GCTGAAGCAAAGTTTGGTTATCTGTTGGAGGCTTTGGACATGGGCGCTCCTCCCCATG GAGGAATTGCTTTTGGGTTGGATAGACTT CTTTCCCCAAGACTACCACTGCCCAGTGTGCCCTTACTCGCTCCCCTTCGGAGGTGGATGCCCAGCAGCTTAAGGATCTCTCACTTCAGACCATATAAGTTATCAATACATTTGAATCTCTGTAATTTTTTCTTGATTCAGTTTGCATATCCTCCTCTAGAAAGGGTTGTTAGCAGTGGAAGGGTGGTGATAACATTGGTCTGTTGTTTGTATGTTAAGTTCGGTTTACATTTTTTACTGGATATATACCGTAGCAGCATTATCTTTCCTGAATAA
- the LOC142539903 gene encoding aspartate--tRNA ligase, chloroplastic/mitochondrial-like isoform X5 has product MSLLLLRSLPAGAFRARHSSASHLPFILAFRRIKSNPIASLQRRAIFSISASATLASETRSISAHKHPPPPSSDANTAALEWVNRTAFCGELSEPDVGKRVRLCGWVALHRVHGALTFVTLRDHTGTVQVTTLPDEFPEAHSVMNGLRLEYVIAVEGFVRPRPVESINRNMKTGSIEVAAEHVHVLNAVSFKLPFLVTTAEETKDSIKEEIRLRYRCLDLRRPHMNSNIVLRHRVVKLIRRYLEDFHGFVEIETPILSRSTPEGARDYLVPSRIQPGTFYALPQSPQLFKQMLMVSGFDKYYQIARCFRDEDLRADRQPEFTQLDMEMAFTPLEDMLKLNEELIRKVFFEIIGVELPNPFPRLTYTEAMIRYGSDRPDTRFNLELKDVSDVFRGSTFKLFADTLSSGGIIKALCVPSGAKYYSNTALKRGDIYFEAIKSGAKGLPFLKVSSDGSLEGIPALVSSLDLAKQDCLLKLLLASSDDLILFAVGKPTSVNKILDRLRIHVANELCLIDHSRHSILWVTDFPMFEWNDSEERFEALHHPFTAPNPEDMKDLSSARALAYDLVYNGVEIGGGSLRIYKREIQEKVLEIVGISSEQEELLLGWIDFFPQDYHCPVCPYSLPFGGGCPAA; this is encoded by the exons ATGTCCCTCCTCCTCCTCCGCTCCCTTCCCGCCGGCGCTTTTCGCGCTAGGCACTCGTCGGCGTCACATCTGCCTTTCATTCTCGCCTTCCGCAGAATTAAATCGAATCCAATTGCTTCACTTCAGAGACGCGCGATCTTCTCAATTTCCGCTTCCGCCACTCTGGCTTCCGAAACCAGAAGTATCTCTGCTCACAAACATCCGCCACCGCCCTCGTCGGACGCAAATACAGCCGCACTTGAATGGGTCAATCGAACCGCTTTTTGTGGCGAATTGTCCGAACCCGACGTCGGTAAACGGGTTCGACTTTGTGGGTGGGTGGCCCTCCATCGTGTTCACGGCGCTCTCACATTTGTCACTCTTCGTGACCATACCGGAACTGTTCAG GTAACAACGCTCCCAGATGAGTTCCCCGAGGCCCATTCAGTTATGAATGGGTTGAGACTTGAGTATGTAATAGCCGTGGAGGGTTTTGTTCGGCCTAGACCAGTTGAGTCGATCAACAGGAACATGAAGACTGGATCCATAGAG GTAGCTGCAGAACACGTCCATGTGTTGAATGCAGTAAGTTTTAAGTTACCTTTCTTGGTGACCACTGCAGAGGAAACTAAAGATTCCATTAAAGAGGAAATTAGACTGAG ATATCGATGCCTTGATTTACGAAGACCTCATATGAATTCAAACATAGTGTTGCGGCATAGAGTGGTGAAACTTATTCGACGATATCTTGAGGATTTTCATGGTTTTGTGGAG ATTGAGACTCCAATTTTATCCAGATCTACTCCAGAAGGTGCAAGGGATTATTTAGTGCCTTCTAGAATTCAG CCAGGAACATTTTATGCTTTGCCTCAGAGTCCACAGCTTTTCAAGCAAATGCTCATGGTTTCTGGTTTTGATAAATACTATCAAATTGCAAG ATGCTTCAGGGATGAAGATCTGAGGGCAGATAGGCAACCTGAATTCACGCAGTTGGACATGGAAATGGCATTCACTCCTCTGGAAGACATGCTGAAGCTCAATGAAGAGTTAATTAGAAAG GTTTTTTTTGAGATCATTGGAGTTGAACTACCAAACCCCTTTCCAAGGCTTACATATACTGAAGCTATGATCAGATATGGTTCAGATAGACCTGACACCCGTTTCAATCTTGAATTGAAAGAT GTATCTGATGTTTTCAGGGGTTCAACCTTCAAATTATTTGCAGATACCTTGTCTAGTGGGGGAATCATTAAGGCATTATGTGTCCCTTCAGGAGcaaaatattattcaaatacAGCTCTCAAAAGGGGCGATATTTACTTTGAAGCCATAAAATCTGGAGCAAAGGGTCTGCCTTTCTTAAAGGTCTCAAGTGATG GGTCACTTGAAGGCATTCCTGCACTTGTGTCTAGTTTGGATCTGGCTAAGCAAGATTGTTTACTGAAGTTACTATTGGCCAGTTCAGATGATCTGATCCTGTTTGCTGTTGGTAAACCTACATCAGTTAATAAAATTTTAGACCGTCTGAGGATTCATGTAGCGAACGAGCTGTGCTTGATTGACCAC TCAAGACATTCAATCCTGTGGGTGACTGATTTTCCAATGTTCGAATGGAATGACTCCGAGGAGAGGTTTGAG GCCTTGCATCATCCATTCACTGCCCCTAACCCTGAGGATATGAAGGATCTTTCATCTGCTCGTGCCTTGGCCTATGACTTGGTTTATAACGGTGTTGAG ATCGGAGGAGGAAGCTTAAGAATCTACAAGCGTGAAATACAAGAAAAGGTGTTGGAAATTGTTGGAATCTCCTCCGAACAG GAGGAATTGCTTTTGGGTTGGATAGACTT CTTTCCCCAAGACTACCACTGCCCAGTGTGCCCTTACTCGCTCCCCTTCGGAGGTGGATGCCCAGCAGCTTAA